The following proteins are encoded in a genomic region of Musa acuminata AAA Group cultivar baxijiao chromosome BXJ2-11, Cavendish_Baxijiao_AAA, whole genome shotgun sequence:
- the LOC103970330 gene encoding hsp70-Hsp90 organizing protein has product MAEDAKAKGNAAFAAGRFDEAVRHFSEAIDLAPANHVLYSNRSAAYASLQRYDAALADARKTVELKPDWAKGYGRLGAAHLGLSDAEQAVAAYEKGLELDPANQALKAGLADARTAASRSRGPPPQGASPFGKIFQGPELWAKLTADPTTRSYLQQPDFVKMIQDIQKNPNNINMYLSDPRMMQVIGVLLNVKMRAPTDEMASESPESEQAKPQPEPAKKAPEPEPEPEPMEVAEEETGAKRRKAEALKEKELGNAAYKKKDFETAIQHYTLAMELDDGDISYLTNRAAVYLEMGKYQECIKDCDKAVERGRELHSDFKMIARALTRKGTALVKLAKCSKDYEPAIETFQKALTEHRNPDTLKKLNDAERAKKELEQQEYFDPKIADEEREKGNELFKQQKYPEAVQHYTEALKRNPKDPKVYSNRAACYTKLGALPEGLKDAEKCIDLDPSFSKGYTRKGAVQFFMKEYDKALETYQEGLKHDPNNQELMDGVRSCVEQINKTNRGDISPEELKERQAKAMQDPEIQNILTDPVMRQVLIDFQENPKAAQEHLKNPQVMHKIQKLVSAGIVQMR; this is encoded by the exons ATGGCCGAGGACGCGAAAGCCAAGGGCAACGCGGCCTTCGCTGCCGGCCGGTTCGACGAAGCTGTCCGCCACTTCTCTGAGGCCATCGACCTCGCCCCCGCCAACCACGTCCTCTACTCCAACCGCTCCGCCGCCTACGCCTCCCTCCAGCGCTACGATGCCGCCCTCGCCGACGCCCGCAAGACCGTCGAGCTCAAGCCTGATTGGGCCAAGGGCTACGGCCGCCTCGGAGCGGCCCACCTCGGTCTCAGCGACGCCGAGCAGGCTGTCGCCGCCTACGAGAAGGGCCTCGAGCTCGATCCCGCTAACCAGGCGCTCAAGGCCGGTCTCGCTGATGCCCGCACTGCCGCCTCTCGTTCTCGGGGTCCCCCGCCGCAGGGAGCTTCTCCTTTCGGCAAGATCTTTCAGGGGCCGGAGTTGTGGGCGAAGCTGACGGCGGATCCGACTACCAGGAGCTACCTGCAACAACCGGATTTTGTCAAGATGATCCAGGACATCCAGAAGAACCCTAACAACATCAACATGTATCTCTCGGATCCGAGGATGATGCAGGTGATTGGGGTTCTTCTCAATGTCAAGATGAGGGCACCCACGGATGAGATGGCGAGTGAATCTCCCGAGTCAGAGCAGGCGAAGCCCCAGCCGGAGCCAGCAAAGAAGGCACCAGAACCGGAGCCGGAGCCAGAGCCCATGGAGGTGGCCGAAGAGGAAACCGGGGCTAAGAGGAGGAAGGCCGAGGCACTGAAGGAGAAGGAATTAGGGAATGCTGCTTACAAGAAAAAAGACTTTGAGACGGCGATTCAGCATTATACTCTAGCAATGGAGCTTGACGATGGGGACATTTCTTACCTCACTAACAGAGCTGCTGTTTACTTGGAGATGGGAAAG TACCAAGAATGTATAAAGGATTGTGATAAAGCTGTTGAACGAGGCAGAGAGCTTCATTCCGACTTCAAAATGATTGCAAGAGCATTGACCAGGAAAGGTACTGCACTTGTGAAGCTTGCCAAATGCTCCAAGGACTATGAACCTGCCATTGAGACTTTCCAAAAAGCCCTAACTGAGCACCGTAACCCTGACACTTTGAAAAAGCTCAATGATGCTGAGAGGGCAAAGAAAGAATTAGAGCAACAAGAATACTTTGATCCAAAAATAGCTGATGAGGAACGTGAGAAAG GCAATGAGCTTTTCAAGCAGCAAAAGTATCCAGAAGCAGTACAACATTATACTGAAGCTCTAAAGAGGAACCCAAAGGATCCAAAG GTATACAGCAATAGAGCTGCATGCTACACAAAGCTGGGTGCTTtgcccgaaggtctaaaggatgcaGAGAAGTGCATCGACCTGGATCCGTCCTTTTCCAAAGGATACACAAGGAAAGGTGCGGTCCAATTTTTTATGAAAGAATATGACAAGGCATTAGAAACATATCAGGAGGGCTTGAAACACGACCCAAACAATCAGGAGTTAATGGATGGTGTCAGGAG TTGCGTTGAACAGATCAATAAGACAAACAGAGGGGACATTAGTCCAGAGGAGTTAAAAGAGAGACAG GCAAAGGCCATGCAGGACCCAGAAATACAAAACATTCTAACAGATCCTGTAATGCGACAG GTGTTGATCGACTTCCAAGAGAACCCCAAGGCTGCACAGGAGCACCTCAAGAACCCCCAGGTAATGCACAAGATTCAAAAGCTTGTGAGCGCGGGGATCGTGCAAATGAGATAG
- the LOC103970331 gene encoding tubulin-folding cofactor D isoform X1 — protein MADSAETAVAASVADAVDLDPKEDDEHGSKEAVLLRYFLQEWELVKSLLDRIVAGGGVSSPTDVRKIRSIMDKYQEQGQLLEPYLESIITPLMSIVRSKAMQLRDSSDEALEIIKPLCIIIYSLVTVCGYKSVVKFFPHQVSDLELAVDLLEMCHQTTSATSLRQESTGEMETKCVVLLWLYILVLIPFDILSVDTSAANIDNMCGSEPSPLVMRILEISKDYLSSAGPMRRMAGLLLARLLTRPDMTIAFSRFTEWAHEVLLSVTEDVVDHFKLLGFVEALSSIFMVGSKKVLLSVISTTWMDCSFLMRSTTSSRSPLLRKLLVKLSQRIGLTCLPHRSQSWRYPGKSSSLGENLLVKNSGEAYGNNFGQHANCSNDTDYSDLVEDEEMDVPETVEEILELLLSSLRDSDTVVRWSAAKGVGRITARLTSAFAEDVLSSVLELFSPGEGDGSWHGGCLALAELARRGLLLPVSLPKVVPVIVKALHYDVRRGPHSIGSHVRDAAAYVCWAFGRAYSDRDMKVTLEQLAPHLLTVACYDREVNCRRAASAAFQENVGRQGNFPHGIDIVNKADYFSLASRANSYLHVATSIAQNRDYLYSFVEELLCGKINHWDKSLRELTAEAFSALAKYDPNYFADYVLGKLIPSTLSSDLCTRHGATLAAGELLLTLHQNGFVFPAEKQKSLSGVVPAIEKARLYRGKGGEIMRSAVSRFIQCLSLSEMPLNEKTKRTLLDTLNENLKHPNAQIQNSAVDALKNFVPAYLVTLGDKVANEITIKYLELLDDPNVAARRGAALALGILPYEFLVRKWRSIITKLCSSCSIKHKPDDPDAEARVNAVRGLIAVCETLTSSSFDDNFNEELSSLYLFIKNEVMQTLFEALNDYAVDNRGDVGSWVREAAMDALERCMYIICKKDSIGSNRSLVTEHQFEPCDSDFLAADFSFRLIDAKIVTDLVGGIAKQAVEKIDKIRDIAAKTLQRILYNQEFFIPFISHRKILEHIIPNDPDLKWTVPPVSYPRLVQLLRISSYSRYVLSGLVISTGGLQESLSKASVTALLEYLQVSEGDINEERNVRECMLSTDFLWILQQYQKCDRVVTPAFKTIEILFSKKVFLNMEDHTLEFYRGLLQSLSVELKASKDFAKLFAGLSILGYVASVTEPINSKALSQLLFFLGHRYPKIRKAAADQVYLVLLQNENHVPEDKIERALEVLTEICWEGALDEAKTGRSKLYEMTGLDSVPSQEVRNRVPRKGDERKMKVSDENESYSSLVGFSGF, from the exons ATGGCCGACTCTGCCGAGACCGCTGTCGCTGCCTCCGTCGCCGACGCGGTGGATTTGGACCCCAAAGAAGACGACGAGCACGGCTCCAAAGAGGCGGTCCTCCTCCGCTACTTCCTCCAGGAATGGGAGCTCGTCAAGTCCCTTCTCGACCGCATCGTCGCCGGTGGCGGCGTCTCCTCGCCCACCGATGTCCGCAAGATCCGGTCCATT ATGGACAAGTATCAAGAACAGGGTCAATTGCTAGAACCCTACCTGGAAAGTATAATTACGCCTCTAATGTCGATTGTTCGCTCCAAAGCCATGCAGCTCAGGGATTCCTCGGATGAAGCCCTCGAAATCATCAAGCCCTTGTGTATAATTATATACTCGCTCGTTACTGTATGCGGTTACAAGAGTGTCGTTAAGTTCTTCCCGCACCAGGTTTCGGATCTTGAACTGGCGGtcgatcttcttgaaatgtgtcacCAAACTACGTCAGCGACATCACTGCGGCAGGAAAGCACTGGCGAGATGGAGACCAAGTGCGTTGTTCTCCTCTGGCTATATATACTTGTTTTAATCCCTTTTGATATCTTGTCGGTGGACACAAGCGCCGCAAATATAGATAATATGTGTGGATCCGAGCCTTCACCGTTGGTCATGAGAATATTGGAGATTTCCAAGGATTATCTTTCGAGTGCTGGTCCTATGCGTAGGATGGCTGGACTGTTGCTTGCGAGGCTTTTAACTCGTCCAGACATGACAATTGCGTTTAGCAG ATTCACTGAGTGGGCTCATGAAGTCCTGTTATCTGTGACAGAAGATGTTGTGGACCACTTCAAGCTACTTGGTTTTGTTGAAGCCCTTTCCTCTATATTCATG GTCGGCAGTAAAAAGGTTTTGCTTAGTGTGATTTCTACCACTTGGATGGATTGTTCCTTTCTGATGAGGTCTACTACTTCATCTCGCAGTCCTTTGCTTCGGAAGTTATTGGTCAAATTATCACAGCGCATTGGGCTTACTTGTTTGCCTCATCGTTCACAATCATGGCGCTATCCG GGAAAAAGCAGCTCATTAGGAGAAAACCTTTTAGTGAAAAATTCTGGGGAAGCTTATGGCAATAACTTTGGTCAACATGCTAATTGTTCCAATGATACAGATTATTCAGATTTAGTAGAAGACGAGGAAATGGATGTTCCAGAAACTGTAGAAGAGATACTTGAGTTGTTATTGTCTAGCCTGCGAGACTCG GATACAGTTGTGCGGTGGTCAGCTGCAAAAGGTGTTGGTCGCATAACTGCACGTTTGACATCTGCCTTTGCTGAAGATGTATTGTCTTCAGTGTTGGAGTTATTTTCACCTGGCGAG GGAGATGGTTCATGGCATGGAGGCTGCTTAGCTTTGGCAGAGCTGGCACGTAGAGGGTTGCTACTGCCTGTTAGCCTTCCGAAAGTAGTTCCTGTAATTGTGAAG GCTTTGCATTATGATGTAAGGAGAGGTCCTCATAGTATTGGGTCTCATGTCCGCGATGCTGCTGCATATGTATGTTGGGCTTTTGGCAGAGCTTACTCCGACAGAGATATGAAAGTTACTCTGGAGCAACTTGCTCCACATCTTCTAACGGTTGCTTGTTACGACCGAGAG GTCAACTGTAGAAGAGCAGCTTCGGCTGCCTTTCAGGAGAATGTAGGAAGACAGGGAAATTTTCCACATGGCATTGACATCGTCAATAAAGCAGATTATTTCTCTCTTGCCTCACGAGCAAATTCTTATCTTCATGTTGCTACCTCAATAGCTCAAAATAGAGACTATCTCTATTCTTTTGTGGAGGAGTTACTTTGCGGCAAAATAAATCACTGG GACAAGAGCCTGAGAGAACTGACCGCAGAGGCATTTTCGGCCCTTGCAAAATATGATCCCAATTATTTTGCAGATTATGTTCTAGGAAAATTAATTCCAAGCACATTATCATCCGACTTGTGCACACGTCATGGTGCTACATTGGCTGCTGGGGAGCTTCTTTTAACTTTGCATCAGAATGGCTTTGTTTTTCCTGCTG AAAAGCAAAAATCTTTATCTGGTGTTGTCCCTGCAATTGAGAAGGCACGCCTTTATCGGGGAAAGGGAGGAGAGATCATGCGTTCTGCTGTTTCAAGATTCATCCAGTGTCTTTCTCTCTCTGAAATGCCCTTAAATGAGAAGACAAAAAGGACTTTACTTGATACTCTAAATGAGAATTTAAAGCACCCCAATGCTCAGATACAG AATTCTGCTGTTGATGCATTAAAGAACTTTGTTCCTGCTTATCTTGTTACATTGGGAGATAAAGTTGCCAATGAGATTACCATAAAGTACCTTGAACTCCTAGATGATCCTAATGTAGCTGCAAGAAGAGGTGCAGCATTGGCTCTTGGGATCTTACCTTACGAATTCTTGGTGCGAAAATGGAGAAGTATCATAACAAAGCTTTGTAGCTCTTGTTCAATTAAG CATAAACCTGATGATCCAGATGCTGAAGCACGTGTAAATGCTGTCCGTGGGTTAATTGCAGTCTGTGAAACGCTAACTAGTTCTTCCTTTGATGATAACTTCAATGAAGAATTGTCATCcttatatttatttatcaagAACGAAGTGATGCAAACACTATTTGAAGCTCTCAATGACTATGCTGTTGATAACAGAGGTGATGTTGGTTCTTGGGTGCGTGAAGCTGCTATGGATGCTCTTGAGAGGTGCATGTACATCATTTGCAAGAAAGACAGTATTGGGTCTAACAGATCACTTGTCACTGAGCACCAGTTTGAGCCATGTGATTCTGATTTTCTAGCAGCTGACTTTAGCTTCCGGCTTATTGATGCAAAAATTGTCACTGACTTAGTAGGAGGCATTGCAAAACAAGCTGTCgaaaaaatagataaaataagAGATATTGCTGCCAAGACTTTGCAGAGGATTTTATACAACCAAGAGTTCTTTATTCCATTTATATCACATAGGAAAATACTAGAACATATTATTCCAAATGATCCAGATCTAAAGTGGACT GTCCCTCCTGTATCTTATCCACGGTTGGTGCAGCTTCTTCGGATAAGCAGCTATAGCAGATATGTGCTTTCCGGGCTGGTAATCTCTACTGGTGGGTTGCAGGAGTCCCTGAGCAAAGCCTCAGTAACAGCTTTGCTCGAGTATCTTCAAGTTTCAGAAGGTGATATAAATGAAGAGAGGAATGTCAGAGAATGTATGTTGAGTACTGATTTTCTTTGGATTCTCCAACAGTATCAGAAATGTGACAGGGTTGTTACACCAGCATTCAAG acaattgagattctttttagcAAAAAGGTATTCTTGAATATGGAG GATCATACTCTGGAGTTCTACCGTGGTCTCCTGCAGTCTCTCTCAGTTGAGCTGAAGGCATCAAAGGATTTCGCCAAGTTATTTGCAGGCCTTTCAATACTTGGATATGTCGCTTCAGTTACAGAACCAATCAATTCCAAAGCACTGTCTCAGCTTCTATTTTTCCTTGGCCATAGGTACCCAAAG ATACGCAAGGCTGCAGCTGATCAGGTGTATCTTGTTCTGCTGCAGAATGAAAATCACGTACCAGAGGACAAGATAGAAAGAGCACTGGAAGTTCTTACTGAAATATGTTGGGAAGGTGCTCTTGATGAGGCAAAAACTGGAAGATCTAAATTATATGAAATGACTGGTCTAGATTCTGTTCCCTCTCAAGAAGTTAGGAATAGGGTACCAAGAAAGGGAGATGAAAGGAAGATGAAAGTAAGTGATGAGAATGAGTCATATTCCTCATTAGTTGGTTTCAGTGGTTTCTAG
- the LOC103970331 gene encoding tubulin-folding cofactor D isoform X2, translating into MLWTTSSYLVLLKPFPLYSWSAVKSPLLRKLLVKLSQRIGLTCLPHRSQSWRYPGKSSSLGENLLVKNSGEAYGNNFGQHANCSNDTDYSDLVEDEEMDVPETVEEILELLLSSLRDSDTVVRWSAAKGVGRITARLTSAFAEDVLSSVLELFSPGEGDGSWHGGCLALAELARRGLLLPVSLPKVVPVIVKALHYDVRRGPHSIGSHVRDAAAYVCWAFGRAYSDRDMKVTLEQLAPHLLTVACYDREVNCRRAASAAFQENVGRQGNFPHGIDIVNKADYFSLASRANSYLHVATSIAQNRDYLYSFVEELLCGKINHWDKSLRELTAEAFSALAKYDPNYFADYVLGKLIPSTLSSDLCTRHGATLAAGELLLTLHQNGFVFPAEKQKSLSGVVPAIEKARLYRGKGGEIMRSAVSRFIQCLSLSEMPLNEKTKRTLLDTLNENLKHPNAQIQNSAVDALKNFVPAYLVTLGDKVANEITIKYLELLDDPNVAARRGAALALGILPYEFLVRKWRSIITKLCSSCSIKHKPDDPDAEARVNAVRGLIAVCETLTSSSFDDNFNEELSSLYLFIKNEVMQTLFEALNDYAVDNRGDVGSWVREAAMDALERCMYIICKKDSIGSNRSLVTEHQFEPCDSDFLAADFSFRLIDAKIVTDLVGGIAKQAVEKIDKIRDIAAKTLQRILYNQEFFIPFISHRKILEHIIPNDPDLKWTVPPVSYPRLVQLLRISSYSRYVLSGLVISTGGLQESLSKASVTALLEYLQVSEGDINEERNVRECMLSTDFLWILQQYQKCDRVVTPAFKTIEILFSKKVFLNMEDHTLEFYRGLLQSLSVELKASKDFAKLFAGLSILGYVASVTEPINSKALSQLLFFLGHRYPKIRKAAADQVYLVLLQNENHVPEDKIERALEVLTEICWEGALDEAKTGRSKLYEMTGLDSVPSQEVRNRVPRKGDERKMKVSDENESYSSLVGFSGF; encoded by the exons ATGTTGTGGACCACTTCAAGCTACTTGGTTTTGTTGAAGCCCTTTCCTCTATATTCATG GTCGGCAGTAAAAAG TCCTTTGCTTCGGAAGTTATTGGTCAAATTATCACAGCGCATTGGGCTTACTTGTTTGCCTCATCGTTCACAATCATGGCGCTATCCG GGAAAAAGCAGCTCATTAGGAGAAAACCTTTTAGTGAAAAATTCTGGGGAAGCTTATGGCAATAACTTTGGTCAACATGCTAATTGTTCCAATGATACAGATTATTCAGATTTAGTAGAAGACGAGGAAATGGATGTTCCAGAAACTGTAGAAGAGATACTTGAGTTGTTATTGTCTAGCCTGCGAGACTCG GATACAGTTGTGCGGTGGTCAGCTGCAAAAGGTGTTGGTCGCATAACTGCACGTTTGACATCTGCCTTTGCTGAAGATGTATTGTCTTCAGTGTTGGAGTTATTTTCACCTGGCGAG GGAGATGGTTCATGGCATGGAGGCTGCTTAGCTTTGGCAGAGCTGGCACGTAGAGGGTTGCTACTGCCTGTTAGCCTTCCGAAAGTAGTTCCTGTAATTGTGAAG GCTTTGCATTATGATGTAAGGAGAGGTCCTCATAGTATTGGGTCTCATGTCCGCGATGCTGCTGCATATGTATGTTGGGCTTTTGGCAGAGCTTACTCCGACAGAGATATGAAAGTTACTCTGGAGCAACTTGCTCCACATCTTCTAACGGTTGCTTGTTACGACCGAGAG GTCAACTGTAGAAGAGCAGCTTCGGCTGCCTTTCAGGAGAATGTAGGAAGACAGGGAAATTTTCCACATGGCATTGACATCGTCAATAAAGCAGATTATTTCTCTCTTGCCTCACGAGCAAATTCTTATCTTCATGTTGCTACCTCAATAGCTCAAAATAGAGACTATCTCTATTCTTTTGTGGAGGAGTTACTTTGCGGCAAAATAAATCACTGG GACAAGAGCCTGAGAGAACTGACCGCAGAGGCATTTTCGGCCCTTGCAAAATATGATCCCAATTATTTTGCAGATTATGTTCTAGGAAAATTAATTCCAAGCACATTATCATCCGACTTGTGCACACGTCATGGTGCTACATTGGCTGCTGGGGAGCTTCTTTTAACTTTGCATCAGAATGGCTTTGTTTTTCCTGCTG AAAAGCAAAAATCTTTATCTGGTGTTGTCCCTGCAATTGAGAAGGCACGCCTTTATCGGGGAAAGGGAGGAGAGATCATGCGTTCTGCTGTTTCAAGATTCATCCAGTGTCTTTCTCTCTCTGAAATGCCCTTAAATGAGAAGACAAAAAGGACTTTACTTGATACTCTAAATGAGAATTTAAAGCACCCCAATGCTCAGATACAG AATTCTGCTGTTGATGCATTAAAGAACTTTGTTCCTGCTTATCTTGTTACATTGGGAGATAAAGTTGCCAATGAGATTACCATAAAGTACCTTGAACTCCTAGATGATCCTAATGTAGCTGCAAGAAGAGGTGCAGCATTGGCTCTTGGGATCTTACCTTACGAATTCTTGGTGCGAAAATGGAGAAGTATCATAACAAAGCTTTGTAGCTCTTGTTCAATTAAG CATAAACCTGATGATCCAGATGCTGAAGCACGTGTAAATGCTGTCCGTGGGTTAATTGCAGTCTGTGAAACGCTAACTAGTTCTTCCTTTGATGATAACTTCAATGAAGAATTGTCATCcttatatttatttatcaagAACGAAGTGATGCAAACACTATTTGAAGCTCTCAATGACTATGCTGTTGATAACAGAGGTGATGTTGGTTCTTGGGTGCGTGAAGCTGCTATGGATGCTCTTGAGAGGTGCATGTACATCATTTGCAAGAAAGACAGTATTGGGTCTAACAGATCACTTGTCACTGAGCACCAGTTTGAGCCATGTGATTCTGATTTTCTAGCAGCTGACTTTAGCTTCCGGCTTATTGATGCAAAAATTGTCACTGACTTAGTAGGAGGCATTGCAAAACAAGCTGTCgaaaaaatagataaaataagAGATATTGCTGCCAAGACTTTGCAGAGGATTTTATACAACCAAGAGTTCTTTATTCCATTTATATCACATAGGAAAATACTAGAACATATTATTCCAAATGATCCAGATCTAAAGTGGACT GTCCCTCCTGTATCTTATCCACGGTTGGTGCAGCTTCTTCGGATAAGCAGCTATAGCAGATATGTGCTTTCCGGGCTGGTAATCTCTACTGGTGGGTTGCAGGAGTCCCTGAGCAAAGCCTCAGTAACAGCTTTGCTCGAGTATCTTCAAGTTTCAGAAGGTGATATAAATGAAGAGAGGAATGTCAGAGAATGTATGTTGAGTACTGATTTTCTTTGGATTCTCCAACAGTATCAGAAATGTGACAGGGTTGTTACACCAGCATTCAAG acaattgagattctttttagcAAAAAGGTATTCTTGAATATGGAG GATCATACTCTGGAGTTCTACCGTGGTCTCCTGCAGTCTCTCTCAGTTGAGCTGAAGGCATCAAAGGATTTCGCCAAGTTATTTGCAGGCCTTTCAATACTTGGATATGTCGCTTCAGTTACAGAACCAATCAATTCCAAAGCACTGTCTCAGCTTCTATTTTTCCTTGGCCATAGGTACCCAAAG ATACGCAAGGCTGCAGCTGATCAGGTGTATCTTGTTCTGCTGCAGAATGAAAATCACGTACCAGAGGACAAGATAGAAAGAGCACTGGAAGTTCTTACTGAAATATGTTGGGAAGGTGCTCTTGATGAGGCAAAAACTGGAAGATCTAAATTATATGAAATGACTGGTCTAGATTCTGTTCCCTCTCAAGAAGTTAGGAATAGGGTACCAAGAAAGGGAGATGAAAGGAAGATGAAAGTAAGTGATGAGAATGAGTCATATTCCTCATTAGTTGGTTTCAGTGGTTTCTAG
- the LOC103970332 gene encoding methionine aminopeptidase 1A isoform X2, with protein sequence MPQMCRAKATSRSTQDCFKASWSSHKSVHLKSKLANVQSEQTQDGWLYCLRKGQTRTSELPYFDWTGALRPYPISQRRLVPEGLEKPDWAVDGVPKIEPNSDLQNIVEIKTPEQIERMRETCRIAREVLDAAARIIRPGITTDEIDEVVHQATIAAGGYPSPLNYHFFPKSCCTSVNEVICHGIPDARKLVDGDIVNVDVTVYYKGVHGDLNETFFVGEVDEASQQLVRCTYECLEKAISIVKPGVRFREVGEVINRHATMSGLSVVKSYCGHGIGELFHCAPNIPHYGRNKAVGIMKAGQTFTIEPMINAGVWRDRLWPDGWTAVTADGKRSAQFEHTLLVTETGVEVLTARLPSSPKVFPWLNF encoded by the exons CACGCAGGATTGCTTTAAAGCTTCTTGGAGCTCTCACAAGTCAGTGCACCTCAAATCAAAGTTAGCAAATGTTCAATCTGAACAAACTCAAGATGGTTGGCTATATTGCTTGAGGAAGGGCCAGACTCGAACATCTGAACTTCCCTATTTTGATTGGACGGG AGCATTAAGGCCATACCCAATATCCCAGCGGCGTTTGGTACCGGAGGGACTTGAGAAACCTGATTGGGCTGTTGAT GGTGTCCCAAAGATTGAGCCTAACAGTGACTTGCAGAATATTGTGGAG ATCAAGACACCAGAGCAAATCGAGCGAATGAGAGAAACATGCCGA ATTGCTAGGGAGGTTTTAGATGCAGCTGCTCGTATCATCCGACCAGGAATTacgacggatgaaattgatgaagTGGTTCATCAGGCAACAATTGCTGCTG GTGGATACCCATCTCCATTAAACTATCATTTTTTTCCGAAGTCTTGCTGCAC GTCTGTCAATGAAGTCATCTGCCATGGAATCCCAGATGCAAG GAAACTTGTAGATGGTGACATTGTTAATGTTGATGTCACTGTATATTATAAAGGTGTCCATG GTGATCTAAATGAAACTTTTTTTGTTGGGGAGGTGGATGAAGCTTCCCAGCAGCTTGTTCGTTGCACATATGAGTGCTTGGAGAAAGCTATTTCTATAG TTAAACCCGGGGTTCGATTCCGTGAGGTTGGTGAAGTTATTAATCGTCATGCAACAATGTCAGGGCTTTCTGTG GTGAAATCATATTGTGGGCATGGTATTGGAGAGTTGTTCCACTGCGCCCCAAATATTCCTCATTATGGAA GAAATAAAGCAGTCGGTATAATGAAGGCTGGACAGACTTTTACTATAGAACCAATGATAAATGCAG GAGTATGGCGTGATCGTCTATGGCCAGATGGATGGACTGCGGTTACTGCAGATGGTAAACGTAGTGCTCAATTTGAGCACACACTTTTG GTAACAGAGACGGGGGTGGAAGTTTTAACAGCACGGTTGCCCTCATCACCCAAAGTCTTTCCTTGGTTAAACTTTTAA